One window of Mesoplodon densirostris isolate mMesDen1 chromosome 15, mMesDen1 primary haplotype, whole genome shotgun sequence genomic DNA carries:
- the RIOK3 gene encoding serine/threonine-protein kinase RIO3 isoform X1 — protein MDLVGVASPEPGPAAAWGPSKCPWATPQNTISCSLSDVMSEQLAKELQLEEEAAAFPEVVVAEGPFITGENTDTSSDLMLAQMLQMEFDREYDAQLRREEKKFNGDSKVSISFENYRKVHPYEDSDSSEDEVDWQDTRDDPYRPAKPVPTPKKGFIGKGKDITTKHDEVVCGRKNTARMENFAPGFQVGDGIGMDLKLSNHVFNALKQHAYSEERRSARLHEKKEHSTAEKAVDPKTRLLMYKMVNCGMLETITGCISTGKESVVFHAYGGSMEDEKEDSKVIPTECAIKVFKTTLNEFKNRDKYIKDDFRFKDRFSKLNPRKIIRMWAEKEMHNLTRMQRAGIPCPTVVLLKKHILVMSFIGHDQVPAPKLKEVKLSSEEMKEAYYQTLHLMQQLYNECTLVHADLSEYNMLWHAGKVWLIDVSQSVEPTHPHGLEFLFRDCRNVSQFFQKGGVKEALSERELFNAVSGLNISADNEADFLAEIEALEKMNEDHVQKNGRKAASFLKDDGGPPALYDE, from the exons ATGGATCTGGTCGGAGTGGCATCCCCTGAGCCCGGGCCGGCAGCGGCCTGGGGACCCAGCAAG tgtcCATGGGCTACCCCTCAAAATACAATATCTTGTTCTTTGTCTGATGTAATGAGTGAACAGTTGGCTAAAGAATTGCAGCTGGAAGAAGAAGCTGCTGCTTTTCCTGAAGTTGT TGTTGCTGAAGGACCATTTATTACTGGAGAAAACACTGACACTTCCAGCGACCTAATGCTGGCTCAGATGCTACAGATGGAATTTGACAGAGAATATGATGCACAGCTTAGGCGCGAAGAAAAAAAGTTCAATGGAGATAGCAAAG TTTCCATTTCCTTTGAAAATTATCGAAAAGTACATCCTTATGAAGACAGTGATAGCTCTGAAGATGAGGTTGACTGGCAGGATACTCGTGATGATCCCTACAGACCAG CAAAACCAGTTCCTACTCCCAAAAAGGGTTTTattggaaaaggaaaagacatcACCACCAAACATGATGAAGTAGTATGTGGGAGAAAGAATACAGCCAGAATGGAAAAT TTTGCACCTGGGTTTCAGGTAGGAGATGGAATTGGAATGGATTTAAAACTATCAAACCATGTTTTCAATGCTTTAAAACAACATGCCTACTCAGAAGAACGTCGAAGTGCCCGCCTGCATGAGAAAAAGGAGCATTCTACTGCA GAAAAAGCAGTTGATCCTAAGACACGTTTACTTATGTATAAAATGGTCAACTGTGGAATGTTGGAGACAATCACTGGCTGTATTAGTACAGGAAAGGAATCTGTTGTCTTTCATGCATACGGAGGGAG CatggaggatgaaaaggaagatagTAAAGTTATACCTACAGAATGTGCCATCAAGGTATTTAAAACAACCCTTAATGAATTTAAGAATCGTGACAAATATATTAAAGATGATTTCAGGTTTAAAGATCGCTTCAGTAAACTAAATCCGCGTAAGATCATCCGCATGTgggcagaaaaagaaatgcacaatctCACAAG AATGCAGAGAGCTGGAATTCCTTGTCCAACAGTTGTGTTACTAAAGAAACACATTCTGGTTATGTCTTTTATTGGCCATGATCAAGTTCCAGCCCCGAAATTGAAAGAAGTAAAGCTCAGcagtgaagaaatgaaagaagcctACTATCAAACTCTCCAT TTGATGCAGCAGTTATATAATGAATGTACGCTCGTACATGCCGACCTCAGTGAGTACAACATGCTGTGGCATGCTGGGAAG GTCTGGTTGATCGACGTCAGTCAGTCTGTAGAACCAACCCATCCTCATGGCCTGGAGTTCTTGTTCCGTGACTGTAGGAATGTCTCACAG TTTTTCCAGAAAGGAGGCGTAAAGGAAGCCCTTAGTGAACGAGAACTCTTCAATGCCGTTTCAGGCTTAAACATCTCAGCAGATAATGAAGCTGATTTCTTAGCTGAG atAGAAGCTTTGGAGAAAATGAATGAAGATCATGTTCAGAAGAATGGAAGGAAAGctgcttcatttttgaaagatgatGGAGGTCCGCCAGCCCTATACGATGAATAG
- the RIOK3 gene encoding serine/threonine-protein kinase RIO3 isoform X2 encodes MDLVGVASPEPGPAAAWGPSKCPWATPQNTISCSLSDVMSEQLAKELQLEEEAAAFPEVVVAEGPFITGENTDTSSDLMLAQMLQMEFDREYDAQLRREEKKFNGDSKVSISFENYRKVHPYEDSDSSEDEVDWQDTRDDPYRPAKPVPTPKKGFIGKGKDITTKHDEVVCGRKNTARMENFAPGFQVGDGIGMDLKLSNHVFNALKQHAYSEERRSARLHEKKEHSTAEKAVDPKTRLLMYKMVNCGMLETITGCISTGKESVVFHAYGGSMEDEKEDSKVIPTECAIKVFKTTLNEFKNRDKYIKDDFRFKDRFSKLNPRKIIRMWAEKEMHNLTRMQRAGIPCPTVVLLKKHILVMSFIGHDQVPAPKLKEVKLSSEEMKEAYYQTLHLMQQLYNECTLVHADLSEYNMLWHAGKVWLIDVSQSVEPTHPHGLEFLFRDCRNVSQFFQKGGVKEALSERELFNAVSGLNISADNEADFLAEA; translated from the exons ATGGATCTGGTCGGAGTGGCATCCCCTGAGCCCGGGCCGGCAGCGGCCTGGGGACCCAGCAAG tgtcCATGGGCTACCCCTCAAAATACAATATCTTGTTCTTTGTCTGATGTAATGAGTGAACAGTTGGCTAAAGAATTGCAGCTGGAAGAAGAAGCTGCTGCTTTTCCTGAAGTTGT TGTTGCTGAAGGACCATTTATTACTGGAGAAAACACTGACACTTCCAGCGACCTAATGCTGGCTCAGATGCTACAGATGGAATTTGACAGAGAATATGATGCACAGCTTAGGCGCGAAGAAAAAAAGTTCAATGGAGATAGCAAAG TTTCCATTTCCTTTGAAAATTATCGAAAAGTACATCCTTATGAAGACAGTGATAGCTCTGAAGATGAGGTTGACTGGCAGGATACTCGTGATGATCCCTACAGACCAG CAAAACCAGTTCCTACTCCCAAAAAGGGTTTTattggaaaaggaaaagacatcACCACCAAACATGATGAAGTAGTATGTGGGAGAAAGAATACAGCCAGAATGGAAAAT TTTGCACCTGGGTTTCAGGTAGGAGATGGAATTGGAATGGATTTAAAACTATCAAACCATGTTTTCAATGCTTTAAAACAACATGCCTACTCAGAAGAACGTCGAAGTGCCCGCCTGCATGAGAAAAAGGAGCATTCTACTGCA GAAAAAGCAGTTGATCCTAAGACACGTTTACTTATGTATAAAATGGTCAACTGTGGAATGTTGGAGACAATCACTGGCTGTATTAGTACAGGAAAGGAATCTGTTGTCTTTCATGCATACGGAGGGAG CatggaggatgaaaaggaagatagTAAAGTTATACCTACAGAATGTGCCATCAAGGTATTTAAAACAACCCTTAATGAATTTAAGAATCGTGACAAATATATTAAAGATGATTTCAGGTTTAAAGATCGCTTCAGTAAACTAAATCCGCGTAAGATCATCCGCATGTgggcagaaaaagaaatgcacaatctCACAAG AATGCAGAGAGCTGGAATTCCTTGTCCAACAGTTGTGTTACTAAAGAAACACATTCTGGTTATGTCTTTTATTGGCCATGATCAAGTTCCAGCCCCGAAATTGAAAGAAGTAAAGCTCAGcagtgaagaaatgaaagaagcctACTATCAAACTCTCCAT TTGATGCAGCAGTTATATAATGAATGTACGCTCGTACATGCCGACCTCAGTGAGTACAACATGCTGTGGCATGCTGGGAAG GTCTGGTTGATCGACGTCAGTCAGTCTGTAGAACCAACCCATCCTCATGGCCTGGAGTTCTTGTTCCGTGACTGTAGGAATGTCTCACAG TTTTTCCAGAAAGGAGGCGTAAAGGAAGCCCTTAGTGAACGAGAACTCTTCAATGCCGTTTCAGGCTTAAACATCTCAGCAGATAATGAAGCTGATTTCTTAGCTGAG GCTTAA